The genomic window AAAGAGAAACCAATTCCGAATAAATTGCAGCTGTTTCCAACCCAATTTGATGTGCTAATTTTTTGTTTACGACAATACTCCCGTCTGCTCTTAATAAATCGAGAATATTTAATGACATAATAAAAACCCCTTCTGCAATAAATTGTTGGAAGGAGTTCTCTCTACGACAAAGCTAATACCTAGCTAGGACCAAAAACAAAATCATATAATGAAAATTAAGTATACGAATCCCTTGCATGGGAAAGGGAATATGATACACTGATATTAACTTATATGTTTTTCATCTGTGCTAGATGATTTGGAGAGAAAACTCCTGAAAGCAATCGAGTTGCAGCTCGGTTGCTTTTTTCGTTTACTTACATATACCATACCTTTTTGAACCCCTATTTGCAATCGGATTTATTGGTAAATTTATCTATTCAATAGTCGTTGAAGCCAGCTTTTTGGAGGGGCTTCTTTTTTTTGTTCTGATTTATGTTTTTCTTGTACTTCGGGTTCGTATAATTGCTCTTTTGTGACATGTGTGCCGTCAATATAAGGTCTTTGTTCTTTTCTACCCTCTTCAAGATCTTCCTTTTCTGTTTCTAATTCCTTAGAAGCACCTGGATCATTTAACTTCTCTTCAATACGCTCTAATTTTTCCCAAAGCATATTTTCTCTTTGCTCAAAAGTTTCTTGCTGCTTCTCGATTAAGGCGTTTTGCTTTTGGATAATAGATTTAAGTTCATGAATTTCTTCTTGGAAAGATGAAAATTTCTCCCAGGTTTCACGATTCATTAGTCCTTGTTCGTCAGCATGAGGTTTATAAGACCCATTTTCTTCATTCATAATGTTTATAACACTATTTACAGCATCTTGTACTGTCATATTTGGTTGGTTTTTTAATTCTATAATACGTGAGAAAAGCTTCGCATCTTCTTCAGAAAATAAAATATGTCCTTGCTGATTTCTTCGAAAATGATGGCCGTTCTTTTCAATAAGTAGATAATATTTTCGAGCAGTACTTTCCTTTAGCCCTAATTTATCAGCTAAGTCTGTCATCCTATATTCTAAGCTCATAAAGTTTATAACTCCCTTATTATAATGTCTATATTCCTTGTAAACATTATAACAAAAGAAATGCAGTTCCAATCATGCTTTATAAAGATTATAATAGTAATTTCAACTACTATAATTAAAATTATTAAAGATGAAAATAGAGGCGGGGTTAATTTGTATAATAAAACACTGCATGCAAGAATTTTTTACTTTATTGTAGGCTTGGTTTTTATAGCTATATGGTTTATGAGAGGGTTTGAAGGTAGTATAAGCATAATATTTATTTCTATATTTTCAGCCGGAGGCATAACTATAACTCTTGATCATATTGTGCTAAGAAAAATTATATGGAAAAAGTGGCCAAATCTTTTGAAATTTTTAGTACCTATTCCTTATTTAGGCGGGGAATGGAAGGGAATTTTAAAATCTAGTTATGTGGATCCAGAAACTCAAGAAAAGGCCGGAATGATCGAAGCAAGAATTAAAATTACTCATGATTTTGATTCCATCCATGTTTTTCATGAAACGAACCAGTCATATAGCAGTAGCTATATGAGCGGCATAGTTGAACAAGGGCCTAACAGTTCTGAAAGTGAAAAATTTCTTTATTACTTGTTTGCTAACAATGCAGATAAAAATAGAGATAAAAATCCTCCGCATGAGGGGACAGTTAAACTTAGAATAAAAACAGAAGAAAATGGTGACCTAAAGTTAATGGGACACTATTGGACTAATAGAAAAACAATTGGTGAAATTTGTTTTTATAGAGAAACAACAAAAAGCTCTCGTTGATTAAGAGAGCTTTTTTTGAACAAACAAATAATCGTATGCTGCTTTTAAAAAATCATGTGTTTCTTCTAAACTGTATTTTCTACCAGAATGAAATAAATAAAGAAGCTCGGAAACCTCTCCCCAATGTTTACAGTTTTCTCTTTTTTCAGTATTGGCTAAAAGATATTCAAGAGCATTACTTACATCTTTGGATATTCTGTCATTATTAAAATAATTATTCGGGACATTAAAAACCAATGATTCAATTAAAAAGGAAGAAATGTTCTCAACATCATAATTTTCGTCCAGCATTTTATATTTTAGTCTTTTTAAAATACGAACAACCCTTTTATAACGTCTAGAGGTATTATTATTTTTTCTAACCCCATTTAAGTAATGTTGTTCAGGGAAATTAACAACTGATTCGTCACTTTGTTTGCCAAAAAATTTAGTCCCAGATATATAATTTTGTGAGCTATTGTATCTTCTATATTCTATACAAGGCACAACATCTGCATCTACTCTGTAAGAATTTGATTGAACTTTTATAGATTTGTCGCCAAAATCGACATTTCCACGACCAAAGGTATTTATAACTGCTTCTTCTACTTCTTGCCTATAAGTATGAAATGGATAATTACCGTCTGTATGGCCAAAAGTCTTAGCATTCGCTCCTTCAGGATATTTTGGATAAAAAACATCTGTTAATTTAACGGCTACATCTACATCGCTGTTAAGTCTAACGTTTGTGTTATTGTGATAGGAACCTTTTGGTATAATTTGAATATTTCTTGAGGATAACTTTGGTGAAGCATCAATTGCTTTTCTAATCATTTTAGTGGCATTTTCTGATTTTTGGTTCTCAGAATCACTAGATCTTTTAGACCAGTTTCTAAGAGTATTTTCTAATTTGTCCATGTCTTTACCCCCAATAATTTATTGATTTTCATAGTAACATAGTTTATCAATAAAAGAGATCGTATGTTCGCTTTTGTGTAATAAAAAAACAATTAACCTCTTTATTTTCACTTCCCCCAAGCATAATTTAGAGAAAAGTAAGGTGAATCTAAGTGGAAATCACTGCTATATTAACTTTCATTTTTATACTTCCAGGATTTATATCTTATTTGGTAGTTAAACATCATACTATAAGTTTCGGTGAAAAAGCAGATGCTTTTGAAAAAACTTTAATATCGTTATTATTTGATGTTCCAATATTTTTGACGACCATATTAATATCAAGTCAATTGGGATGGGATAAAGGCCTTCCTGAAACTCAAGATATATATTCTGCTTTCAACATAATTGATGATTTAATTAAAATAGCTATAACAGCTCTTTTTTTCTCCATTGCCTATGGATACATGTTTTTATTATTTATCTGGTTTATTGGAAAACTTCCTAACCCAGTTAAATTATTTTTAGATCTAATTTTAAAATGTGAATTAATAAGAAATTGCGTAAACGGAATTCGGGACTTTTGGAGAAAGTATATCAATAATAGTAATTCTAAATTTTTTAGCAGTGTTTGGCATGAAGAATTTGTGCAGCCAAATGATATACTCCCTGTAAGTATTTGTAATATGGAAGGTGATGTAATTTCGGAAGGTTTTTTAAAAAAGACCTCACTCTCTGGGAAAATGGAGGACTTAGAGATAAAAGTGGTTGGAGAGAAAATGTTTCGGGAGGCTCAACGACAAGATAAGTTTAAAGAAATTGATTTTACTTATCTCCACCCCACAAGTAATTTAAAAATCATTGTTTACAAAGTATCATAGTTTAATTCTCTACTAACTATGATATCAAAGGAGGTGAGATAGATGGCCAAAGATAAAGAAAATCGTTCCAATAACAAACAAGGCAGAGATGAACTAATTGAAAAAAGGCACGGGACCAAAGATAAAAATGATGATTATTTGGAGACACTTAGGGTCGAATTAGAAAGAGGAAGAGAGAAAGAGAAAGAGGAGGAGCATAAAGAGAACGACTCTTAATGTTATTTTATGACTCAGTCGAAGTGTACAAATATTGCTTAAAAGAGTTTAATGACTTTAATTCCTTATAAGTTACATGGACCATTCCCCCTGCTGAACGACAGGCAGGGGGAATGGTCTAATTCGTGTATACGGCTGCATGGCTTATACGGTGCGGGCTTCCGATAATGTGCACTATGTATAGTATTTATGCATTTAGTAATTGGCTAAAATGTGCTACTATAATGGGGAGAGAAGATATCTGCATTCAAGTACCATAAGAAAACCCCACGTGCCGCTAACACGTGGGGTTTTTTCATTATTGGATTTAGTCACCCTAATCATCCTTATGACGATTATAAAACCAATAAAGAAAGACGTTTCCTGTTATCATCACGACAAGAGGAAACACAAGTTCTGAGAAGATATACTGCAATCCAAGCACCCCCCTTCAAGTGAAAAGTCCACTCGGGGATTACCGGGTGACTGCATGTATTCTAACACGTAAAGACGTCCAGAGATTTCTGAACGTTATCGTGGATCAGAAATAGGATTCTTCTTCCGATAAGCG from Marinococcus sp. PL1-022 includes these protein-coding regions:
- a CDS encoding nucleotidyltransferase, encoding MDKLENTLRNWSKRSSDSENQKSENATKMIRKAIDASPKLSSRNIQIIPKGSYHNNTNVRLNSDVDVAVKLTDVFYPKYPEGANAKTFGHTDGNYPFHTYRQEVEEAVINTFGRGNVDFGDKSIKVQSNSYRVDADVVPCIEYRRYNSSQNYISGTKFFGKQSDESVVNFPEQHYLNGVRKNNNTSRRYKRVVRILKRLKYKMLDENYDVENISSFLIESLVFNVPNNYFNNDRISKDVSNALEYLLANTEKRENCKHWGEVSELLYLFHSGRKYSLEETHDFLKAAYDYLFVQKKLS